In Calliopsis andreniformis isolate RMS-2024a chromosome 6, iyCalAndr_principal, whole genome shotgun sequence, a single genomic region encodes these proteins:
- the Spg11 gene encoding spatacsin isoform X1, whose product MAEKATVGGVPVECLTGEPAAIWFGWRTLGNRELVREASAKGTHINLAHKCLAYRQNCSIEDAQHYFNKEVEIWITELLQKRQIYRASHILQNMKKNPIEYIFEVCIKTKDSLLRNFLSEYLINAAHFECQYLDSWNIIKNIIQFEQKYMIQDGLGSSLCIENIIKLPDTIKQALCTELYFSITDQSLLKNITNTVLWDYLLSNNKIEMIKFWIDVYYNGTTLEESNDINEEYKSLFTAMNITPDMIECIDFSSASNLIKNLIKNHLCRYGILVQKEKEAVKLILRRIFNSAMTLSEFNKALLHKASNVKKTEFLQSIDKELCLAHCVNETCTQEEKTKITELFDVVTEMCISQEQHQDMLIEGILKTVNYLSNDTNEYLKQNYLVVLVLIFSYLSNKNIISNQHEDSEIRRNTLKNIFTSKDDLQLGTYNISNEVLQSTLTQIPILKHIIENKPKQEITMYELLDGYKNLNVKQLFKWRFNNEPMPHFSDEILIQKYGYNDTLTYEYYLKEARPNMAILSLKQSQGNLSISSRRKRKASLYAHILALQNLNKPEILCSCISFIEMLGINSESLKLHITAANYVQKEIGISIGTLLENVIYKDEDDCKTVMSYIEDSFQKNLNKNLMEDSQQFINMLKVWDVVLRFSRAHNTSLPTSLLKFLANQNYWFEFVLICHIFTYPLHQVLENAKCFEDSIIREHLLTCLNNTQLTKPQSAICSEQKIKSRDVRQFLYTKIGVTKNDSPISSDSASISDSCSISDYPISDTTCSLDDDLWLIILKCHQSPDPPGALISASQLTLRPFLTVLATCYEPSSTAVYSYSWMVISTANEDILSEYKGCLEQQEWTANQVFNLLEKMVTCGYINTLSRAYKIFMPESPFNSFFEFLTQCVNHGDFKECQQNLLEFKTQCLNLKCNKVMDWDSSDITYLNNSYWVALVAIKCIIATLSYNLRSTHLQIKFLEILVRCNFHMDMPVQVPHFQRVLQIIKILQKTDVTLNFAAYTISDNVYNFDSEIQRCINELVRTEDYNSALELSSVAELNSSDIILAQYRNKFKYYMQKNDKIENAFWTECALNFKKCNVSPEKAVEFFIEHTEKVHSDKERYEILRLAFETLKNIETEQQTIDTLEMAMWKFCILAGPENIQLVDEPCIFNKLKTELLSGLSKVKLSCTLNDSYERSAAEKLINKLIDVGKLDIALRISTIFNYKHKDLQTLMLCLSLAEGEITPNELPSEQKSLLMETNKNKQHKYGALKNRGLQRLSSSSSLSTLTNIDEISKTKNDIHKVHMECLSLLQKFLETLEHGVDICLRIVLCYKLAIQLGKNYQFLFLLNNPYQFLQEIAEINIENKSEVLSDIITAYKIGDDTVAEFLAENITLIITRSIEGGYEDICLWGYPLNTNFRVIMELCNDVPLLGWQLLKTATKLLGHSYGEKRNVSAVKIIVELVIRAHDCFTTSCHMEGIASVLRKCQNLANLLQKHKSWTLLVRLVTGVGRFMEMNYIFQILKENDQFESLLGKGLDKVTGLKIALLEFLKRYCPEDKDLFTLVALHFRLYHEIALMWENEAKDIIKILISSPMKDHVKLHNSVQQELKLIKTDNVLKQLQLTVTNFTHATQYYLRAEKLNLASRCSDQAQLVALQLSLLNTVPYNQHAICILNLKSEDVDRILCHTLNFSQALIVIHAYNHHVDWANLIYNHCILNGETKYLKDFIAVKKLTSGLVQDCARRYRLEKSIIHTMTDNMRILISELSDVECKYMLASQLGFKNIVENMLNNPMIGAYLKDTVWKKGYNVTQVN is encoded by the exons atggcAGAGAAAGCAACAGTGGGTGGAGTACCAGTCGAATGTTTAACTGGGGAACCAGCAGCAATTTGGTTTGGCTGGCGTACGTTAGGAAATAGAGAACTTGTTAGAGAGGCATCTGCGAAAGGCACCCACATTAATCTTGCACATAAGTGTTTAGCTTAtaggcaaaactgttctattgaagaTGCTCAACACTATTTCAATAAAGAAGTTGAGATCTGGATTACTGAACTTCTGCAAAAACGCCAAATTTACAGAgcttctcatattttacaaaatatg AAAAAAAATCCAATAGAGTATATATTTGAGGTTTGCATAAAAACCAAGGATTCTCtgttaagaaattttttatcAGAATATTTGATAAATGCTGCACATTTTGAATGCCAGTACTTAGATTCGTggaatattataaaaaatattatacaatttGAACAAAAATATAT gattcaagatggtTTGGGCTCCTCCCTCTGTatagaaaatattattaaattaccAGACACCATAAAACAAGCATTATGTACAGAATTATATTTTTCTATAACTGACCAAAgtcttttaaaaaatataactaACACTGTACTGTgggattatttattatcaaataataaaatagaaatgataAAGTTTTGGATTGATGTCTACTACAATGGTACTACACTTGAAGAATCAAATGACATTAATGAAGAATACAAGTCCTTATTTACTGCTATGAATATTACACCAGATATGATTGAATGTATAGATTTCTCAAGTGCTAGTAATCTGATAAAAAATCTGATTAAAAATCATCTATGTAG atATGGAATACTTGTTCAGAAAGAAAAAGAAgctgtaaaattaatattaagacGTATTTTTAACAGTGCAATGACACTGTCTGAGTTTAACAAAGCCTTGTTGCATAAAGCAAGCAATGTTAAGAAGACTGAATTTTTACAAAGTATTGATAAGGAATTATGCCTTGCGCATTGTGTGAATGAAACATGCACCCAAGAAGAGAAAACAAAAATTACAGAATTATTTGATGTAGTAACAGAAATGTGCATTAGTCAAGAACAGCACCAAGATATGTTAATAGAAGGAAttctcaaaactgtgaattatctTTCTAATGACACAAATGAATACTTGAAACAAAATTATTTGGTAGTGTTAGTACTAATATTTTCCTATTTATCTAACAAGAATATTATAAGTAATCAACACGAAGATAGCGAAATAAGAAGAAAcacgttaaaaaatatatttaccaGTAAAGATGATTTACAGTTAGGCACTTATAATATTTCAAACGAAGTTCTTCAAAGTACATTAACACAGATCCCAATTCTTAAACATATTATAGAAAATAAACCAAAGCAAGAGAtcacaatgtatgaattattagatggttataaaaatttgaatgtaAAACAGTTATTTAAATGGCGATTTAATAATGAACCAATGCCTCACTTTTCTGATGAAATTCTTATTCAAAAATATGGATATAATGACACATTAACATATGAGTATTATTTGAAAGAAGCTCGTCCTAATATGGCAATTCTTAGTTTAAAGCAGTCTCAAGGAAATTTAAGTATTTCTTCTAGAAG GAAACGCAAAGCAAGTCTTTATGCCCATATTCTTGCTCTGCAAAACTTGAATAAGCCAGAAATATTATGCAGTTGCATCTCATTTATAGAAATGTTAGGCATTAACTCAGAAAGTTTGAAACTTCATATAACAGCGGCAAATTATGTACAAAAGGAAATCGGAATCTCTATAG GAACTTTATTAGAAAACGTAATATATAAAGACGAAGATGATTGTAAAACTGTAATGTCTTACATTGAAGATAGTTTCCAGAAAAAtctgaataaaaatttaatggAAGATAGTCAACAATTCATAAATATGTTAAAAGTATGGGATGTAGTTTTGCGATTTTCAAGAGCACATAATACTTCTTTACCAACCAGTTTGTTAAAATTTTTAGCAAATCAAAATTATTGGtttgaatttgttttaatttgccATATTTTTACTTATCCTTTACATCAG GTATTAGAAAATGCCAAATGCTTTGAAGATTCAATTATAAGAGAACACCTGTTAACTTGTTTAAATAATACACAACTGACAAAACCGCAATCTGCTATTTGCAGCgaacaaaaaataaaatcacgggatgtAAGACAGTTTCTGTATACCAAAATTGGCGTTACAAAAAAT GATTCTCCAATATCATCAGATTCGGCAAGCATTTCTGATTCTTGTAGTATATCTGATTATCCTATAAGTGACACAACTTGCTCTTTGGATGATGATTTATGGTTAATTATTCTAAAATGCCATCAAAGTCCAGATCCACCTGGTGCACTAATAAGTGCATCGCAATTAACACTGAGACCTTTCCTCACAGTTTTAGCAACCTGCTACGAG CCATCTTCCACTGCGGTATATTCATATTCGTGGATGGTGATATCGACTGCAAATGAAGATATTCTTTCTGAATATAAGGGATGTTTAGAACAGCAAGAATGGACAGCTAATCAAGTGTTTAATTTATTAGAGAAAATGGTGACATGTGGATATATTAATACCTTAAGTAGAGCTTACAAAATTTTTATGCCT gAAAGTCCTTTCAATTcgttttttgaatttcttacaCAATGTGTAAATCATGGAGATTTCAAAGAATGCCAACAAAATTTATTGGAATTTAAAACCCAATGCCTAAATCTTAAGTGTAAT AAAGTTATGGATTGGGATTCTTCAGATATCACTTATCTAAATAACTCCTATTGGGTTGCACTTGTTGCCATTAAATGCATTATTGCAACACTTTCTTATAATCTTCGAAGTACACATTTACAAATAAAGTTTCTTGAAATTTTAGTAAGATGTAATTTCCATATGGATATGCCAG TTCAAGTCCCACATTTTCAACGGGTTTTACAAATCATAAAAATTCTTCAAAAAACTGATGTTACGCTAAACTTTGCAGCCTATACGATATCAGATAATGTATATAATTTTGATTCAGAAATTCAGAGGTGTATCAATGAgttagtgaggactgaagattataaTAGCGCGTTGGAATTATCAAGTGTAGCAGAGCTAAATTCATCTGATATAATCTTGGCTCAG TATCGGAATAAGTTTAAGTATTATATGcagaaaaatgataaaattgaAAATGCTTTCTGGACTGAGTGTGCACTAAATTTCAAAAAATGTAATGTTTCACCTGAAAAAGCAGTAGAATTTTTCATTGAACATACTGAAAAAGTTCATTCTGATAAAGAGAG ataTGAAATTTTACGCTTAGCTTTTGAAACGttgaaaaatattgaaacagAACAACAAACCATTGATACATTAGAAATGGCAATGTGGAAATTCTGTATATTAGCTGGTCCTGAAAATATACAATTAGTTGATGAGCCATGTATTTTCAATAAACTGAAAACAGAATTATTGTCAGGATTAAGTAAAGTGAAATTAAGCTGCACATTAAATGACTCATATGAAAGGAGTGCAgctgaaaaattaattaataaattaattgatgTAGGAAAGTTAGATATTGCGCTGAGAATAAGTACCATTTTTAATTATAAGCATAAG GACTTACAAACTTTAATGCTATGTCTGAGTTTGGCAGAAGGTGAAATTACGCCAAACGAATTACCATCTGAACAAAAAAGTCTTCTGATGGAAACAAATAAGAACAAACAGCACAAGTATGGCGCCTTAAAAAATCGTGGCTTACAAAGATTATCGTCATCATCTTCAC TAAGCACTTTGACGAACATAGATGAAATaagtaaaacgaaaaatgaTATTCACAAAGTTCACATGGAATGCTTATCACTTTTGCAAAAATTTCTTGAAACCTTGGAGCATGGAGTAGatatatgtctgaggattgtattATGCTATAAATTAGCAATTCAGTTAGGAAAAAATTACCAGTTTTTGTTTTTGTTAAACAACCCTTATCAGTTTTTGCAAGAAATCGCGgaaattaatattgaaaataaatctgAAGTTCTTAGTGACATAATTACTGCATACAAAATAGGCGACGACACTGTGGCAGAATTTTTAGCTGAAAATATTACGCTAATTATTACACGATCTATTGAAG GTGGATATGAAGATATTTGTTTGTGGGGATATCCTTTGAATACGAACTTTCGCGTAATTATGGAATTATGCAATGATGTTCCGCTTCTTGGCTGGCAACTCTTAAAAACAGCAACTAAATTACTTGGGCATTCCTATGGTGAAAAAAGAAATG TGTCGGCTGTAAAAATAATTGTAGAATTGGTAATACGAGCTCACGATTGCTTTACAACGTCTTGTCACATGGAAGGAATAGCATCAGTATTACGAAAATGTCAGAATCTCGCAAATCTTTTGCAAAAACATAAATCTTGGACATTATTG GTACGACTTGTAACAGGCGTGGGTCGTTTTATGGAAATGAACTACATATTTCAGATATTAAAAGAGAATGATCAGTTTGAATCTTTGCTTGGCAAAGGATTAGATAag gtGACTGGTTTAAAAATAGCACTTTTAGAATTCTTGAAACGCTATTGCCCTGAAGATAAGGATCTTTTTACTTTAGTGGCATTACATTTTCGATTGTATCATGAAATTGCACTTATGTGGGAGAATGAAGCAAAGgatatcataaaaatattaatttcaagCCCAATGAAAGATCATGTAAAATTACATAATTCTGTTCAACAGGAACTGAAATTGATAAAGACTGACAATGTCCTGAAACAGTTACAATTAACTGTAACCAATTTCACACATGCAACTCAATATTATTTACGG GCTGAGAAATTGAATCTAGCTAGTCGATGTTCTGATCAAGCACAATTAGTGGCTCTTCAACTATCGCTTCTTAATACAGTACCCTACAATCAACATGCAATTTGCATACTGAACTTAAAGTCTGAGGATGTTGATAGAATATTATGTCATACTTTAAATTTTTCTCAAGCTCTCATCGTTATACATGCTTACAATCATCACGTGGATTGGGCTAATTTAATTTATAACCATTGTATACTGAATGGAGAAACAAAATACTTAAAAGATTTTATAGCTGTGAAAAAATTAACTTCTGGTCTAGTACAAGATTGTGCACGAAG GTATAGACTAGAAAAAAGCATCATTCATACAATGACAGACAATATGAGAATATTAATCTCTGAATTATCTGATGTAGAATGTAAATATATGTTAGCAAGTCAATTGGGATTTAAGAATATTGTAGAAAACATGCTTAATAATCCTATGATAGGTGCATACCTCAAGGACACTGTGTGGAAAAAAGGCTATAATGTTACCCAAGTAAATTAG
- the Spg11 gene encoding spatacsin isoform X2 translates to MAEKATVGGVPVECLTGEPAAIWFGWRTLGNRELVREASAKGTHINLAHKCLAYRQNCSIEDAQHYFNKEVEIWITELLQKRQIYRASHILQNMKKNPIEYIFEVCIKTKDSLLRNFLSEYLINAAHFECQYLDSWNIIKNIIQFEQKYMIQDGLGSSLCIENIIKLPDTIKQALCTELYFSITDQSLLKNITNTVLWDYLLSNNKIEMIKFWIDVYYNGTTLEESNDINEEYKSLFTAMNITPDMIECIDFSSASNLIKNLIKNHLCRYGILVQKEKEAVKLILRRIFNSAMTLSEFNKALLHKASNVKKTEFLQSIDKELCLAHCVNETCTQEEKTKITELFDVVTEMCISQEQHQDMLIEGILKTVNYLSNDTNEYLKQNYLVVLVLIFSYLSNKNIISNQHEDSEIRRNTLKNIFTSKDDLQLGTYNISNEVLQSTLTQIPILKHIIENKPKQEITMYELLDGYKNLNVKQLFKWRFNNEPMPHFSDEILIQKYGYNDTLTYEYYLKEARPNMAILSLKQSQGNLSISSRRKRKASLYAHILALQNLNKPEILCSCISFIEMLGINSESLKLHITAANYVQKEIGISIGTLLENVIYKDEDDCKTVMSYIEDSFQKNLNKNLMEDSQQFINMLKVWDVVLRFSRAHNTSLPTSLLKFLANQNYWFEFVLICHIFTYPLHQVLENAKCFEDSIIREHLLTCLNNTQLTKPQSAICSEQKIKSRDVRQFLYTKIGVTKNDSPISSDSASISDSCSISDYPISDTTCSLDDDLWLIILKCHQSPDPPGALISASQLTLRPFLTVLATCYEPSSTAVYSYSWMVISTANEDILSEYKGCLEQQEWTANQVFNLLEKMVTCGYINTLSRAYKIFMPESPFNSFFEFLTQCVNHGDFKECQQNLLEFKTQCLNLKCNKVMDWDSSDITYLNNSYWVALVAIKCIIATLSYNLRSTHLQIKFLEILVRCNFHMDMPVQVPHFQRVLQIIKILQKTDVTLNFAAYTISDNVYNFDSEIQRCINELVRTEDYNSALELSSVAELNSSDIILAQYRNKFKYYMQKNDKIENAFWTECALNFKKCNVSPEKAVEFFIEHTEKVHSDKERYEILRLAFETLKNIETEQQTIDTLEMAMWKFCILAGPENIQLVDEPCIFNKLKTELLSGLSKVKLSCTLNDSYERSAAEKLINKLIDVGKLDIALRISTIFNYKHKDLQTLMLCLSLAEGEITPNELPSEQKSLLMETNKNKQHKYGALKNRGLQRLSSSSSLSTLTNIDEISKTKNDIHKVHMECLSLLQKFLETLEHGVDICLRIVLCYKLAIQLGKNYQFLFLLNNPYQFLQEIAEINIENKSEVLSDIITAYKIGDDTVAEFLAENITLIITRSIEGGYEDICLWGYPLNTNFRVIMELCNDVPLLGWQLLKTATKLLGHSYGEKRNVSAVKIIVELVIRAHDCFTTSCHMEGIASVLRKCQNLANLLQKHKSWTLLVRLVTGVGRFMEMNYIFQILKENDQFESLLGKGLDKWHYIFDCIMKLHLCGRMKQRIS, encoded by the exons atggcAGAGAAAGCAACAGTGGGTGGAGTACCAGTCGAATGTTTAACTGGGGAACCAGCAGCAATTTGGTTTGGCTGGCGTACGTTAGGAAATAGAGAACTTGTTAGAGAGGCATCTGCGAAAGGCACCCACATTAATCTTGCACATAAGTGTTTAGCTTAtaggcaaaactgttctattgaagaTGCTCAACACTATTTCAATAAAGAAGTTGAGATCTGGATTACTGAACTTCTGCAAAAACGCCAAATTTACAGAgcttctcatattttacaaaatatg AAAAAAAATCCAATAGAGTATATATTTGAGGTTTGCATAAAAACCAAGGATTCTCtgttaagaaattttttatcAGAATATTTGATAAATGCTGCACATTTTGAATGCCAGTACTTAGATTCGTggaatattataaaaaatattatacaatttGAACAAAAATATAT gattcaagatggtTTGGGCTCCTCCCTCTGTatagaaaatattattaaattaccAGACACCATAAAACAAGCATTATGTACAGAATTATATTTTTCTATAACTGACCAAAgtcttttaaaaaatataactaACACTGTACTGTgggattatttattatcaaataataaaatagaaatgataAAGTTTTGGATTGATGTCTACTACAATGGTACTACACTTGAAGAATCAAATGACATTAATGAAGAATACAAGTCCTTATTTACTGCTATGAATATTACACCAGATATGATTGAATGTATAGATTTCTCAAGTGCTAGTAATCTGATAAAAAATCTGATTAAAAATCATCTATGTAG atATGGAATACTTGTTCAGAAAGAAAAAGAAgctgtaaaattaatattaagacGTATTTTTAACAGTGCAATGACACTGTCTGAGTTTAACAAAGCCTTGTTGCATAAAGCAAGCAATGTTAAGAAGACTGAATTTTTACAAAGTATTGATAAGGAATTATGCCTTGCGCATTGTGTGAATGAAACATGCACCCAAGAAGAGAAAACAAAAATTACAGAATTATTTGATGTAGTAACAGAAATGTGCATTAGTCAAGAACAGCACCAAGATATGTTAATAGAAGGAAttctcaaaactgtgaattatctTTCTAATGACACAAATGAATACTTGAAACAAAATTATTTGGTAGTGTTAGTACTAATATTTTCCTATTTATCTAACAAGAATATTATAAGTAATCAACACGAAGATAGCGAAATAAGAAGAAAcacgttaaaaaatatatttaccaGTAAAGATGATTTACAGTTAGGCACTTATAATATTTCAAACGAAGTTCTTCAAAGTACATTAACACAGATCCCAATTCTTAAACATATTATAGAAAATAAACCAAAGCAAGAGAtcacaatgtatgaattattagatggttataaaaatttgaatgtaAAACAGTTATTTAAATGGCGATTTAATAATGAACCAATGCCTCACTTTTCTGATGAAATTCTTATTCAAAAATATGGATATAATGACACATTAACATATGAGTATTATTTGAAAGAAGCTCGTCCTAATATGGCAATTCTTAGTTTAAAGCAGTCTCAAGGAAATTTAAGTATTTCTTCTAGAAG GAAACGCAAAGCAAGTCTTTATGCCCATATTCTTGCTCTGCAAAACTTGAATAAGCCAGAAATATTATGCAGTTGCATCTCATTTATAGAAATGTTAGGCATTAACTCAGAAAGTTTGAAACTTCATATAACAGCGGCAAATTATGTACAAAAGGAAATCGGAATCTCTATAG GAACTTTATTAGAAAACGTAATATATAAAGACGAAGATGATTGTAAAACTGTAATGTCTTACATTGAAGATAGTTTCCAGAAAAAtctgaataaaaatttaatggAAGATAGTCAACAATTCATAAATATGTTAAAAGTATGGGATGTAGTTTTGCGATTTTCAAGAGCACATAATACTTCTTTACCAACCAGTTTGTTAAAATTTTTAGCAAATCAAAATTATTGGtttgaatttgttttaatttgccATATTTTTACTTATCCTTTACATCAG GTATTAGAAAATGCCAAATGCTTTGAAGATTCAATTATAAGAGAACACCTGTTAACTTGTTTAAATAATACACAACTGACAAAACCGCAATCTGCTATTTGCAGCgaacaaaaaataaaatcacgggatgtAAGACAGTTTCTGTATACCAAAATTGGCGTTACAAAAAAT GATTCTCCAATATCATCAGATTCGGCAAGCATTTCTGATTCTTGTAGTATATCTGATTATCCTATAAGTGACACAACTTGCTCTTTGGATGATGATTTATGGTTAATTATTCTAAAATGCCATCAAAGTCCAGATCCACCTGGTGCACTAATAAGTGCATCGCAATTAACACTGAGACCTTTCCTCACAGTTTTAGCAACCTGCTACGAG CCATCTTCCACTGCGGTATATTCATATTCGTGGATGGTGATATCGACTGCAAATGAAGATATTCTTTCTGAATATAAGGGATGTTTAGAACAGCAAGAATGGACAGCTAATCAAGTGTTTAATTTATTAGAGAAAATGGTGACATGTGGATATATTAATACCTTAAGTAGAGCTTACAAAATTTTTATGCCT gAAAGTCCTTTCAATTcgttttttgaatttcttacaCAATGTGTAAATCATGGAGATTTCAAAGAATGCCAACAAAATTTATTGGAATTTAAAACCCAATGCCTAAATCTTAAGTGTAAT AAAGTTATGGATTGGGATTCTTCAGATATCACTTATCTAAATAACTCCTATTGGGTTGCACTTGTTGCCATTAAATGCATTATTGCAACACTTTCTTATAATCTTCGAAGTACACATTTACAAATAAAGTTTCTTGAAATTTTAGTAAGATGTAATTTCCATATGGATATGCCAG TTCAAGTCCCACATTTTCAACGGGTTTTACAAATCATAAAAATTCTTCAAAAAACTGATGTTACGCTAAACTTTGCAGCCTATACGATATCAGATAATGTATATAATTTTGATTCAGAAATTCAGAGGTGTATCAATGAgttagtgaggactgaagattataaTAGCGCGTTGGAATTATCAAGTGTAGCAGAGCTAAATTCATCTGATATAATCTTGGCTCAG TATCGGAATAAGTTTAAGTATTATATGcagaaaaatgataaaattgaAAATGCTTTCTGGACTGAGTGTGCACTAAATTTCAAAAAATGTAATGTTTCACCTGAAAAAGCAGTAGAATTTTTCATTGAACATACTGAAAAAGTTCATTCTGATAAAGAGAG ataTGAAATTTTACGCTTAGCTTTTGAAACGttgaaaaatattgaaacagAACAACAAACCATTGATACATTAGAAATGGCAATGTGGAAATTCTGTATATTAGCTGGTCCTGAAAATATACAATTAGTTGATGAGCCATGTATTTTCAATAAACTGAAAACAGAATTATTGTCAGGATTAAGTAAAGTGAAATTAAGCTGCACATTAAATGACTCATATGAAAGGAGTGCAgctgaaaaattaattaataaattaattgatgTAGGAAAGTTAGATATTGCGCTGAGAATAAGTACCATTTTTAATTATAAGCATAAG GACTTACAAACTTTAATGCTATGTCTGAGTTTGGCAGAAGGTGAAATTACGCCAAACGAATTACCATCTGAACAAAAAAGTCTTCTGATGGAAACAAATAAGAACAAACAGCACAAGTATGGCGCCTTAAAAAATCGTGGCTTACAAAGATTATCGTCATCATCTTCAC TAAGCACTTTGACGAACATAGATGAAATaagtaaaacgaaaaatgaTATTCACAAAGTTCACATGGAATGCTTATCACTTTTGCAAAAATTTCTTGAAACCTTGGAGCATGGAGTAGatatatgtctgaggattgtattATGCTATAAATTAGCAATTCAGTTAGGAAAAAATTACCAGTTTTTGTTTTTGTTAAACAACCCTTATCAGTTTTTGCAAGAAATCGCGgaaattaatattgaaaataaatctgAAGTTCTTAGTGACATAATTACTGCATACAAAATAGGCGACGACACTGTGGCAGAATTTTTAGCTGAAAATATTACGCTAATTATTACACGATCTATTGAAG GTGGATATGAAGATATTTGTTTGTGGGGATATCCTTTGAATACGAACTTTCGCGTAATTATGGAATTATGCAATGATGTTCCGCTTCTTGGCTGGCAACTCTTAAAAACAGCAACTAAATTACTTGGGCATTCCTATGGTGAAAAAAGAAATG TGTCGGCTGTAAAAATAATTGTAGAATTGGTAATACGAGCTCACGATTGCTTTACAACGTCTTGTCACATGGAAGGAATAGCATCAGTATTACGAAAATGTCAGAATCTCGCAAATCTTTTGCAAAAACATAAATCTTGGACATTATTG GTACGACTTGTAACAGGCGTGGGTCGTTTTATGGAAATGAACTACATATTTCAGATATTAAAAGAGAATGATCAGTTTGAATCTTTGCTTGGCAAAGGATTAGATAag TGGCATTACATTTTCGATTGTATCATGAAATTGCACTTATGTGGGAGAATGAAGCAAAGgatatcataa